The Juglans regia cultivar Chandler chromosome 11, Walnut 2.0, whole genome shotgun sequence genome contains the following window.
GGGAtgtgggaagaagaaaaacatttaaaaggAAAGCAAGGGTTTTTTAGGGCTTGGGCTTTCATGGGCCGGGTTATTACATAGAGAAAAGAGGTTGCACGATTCATTCCACCAATATTGTATACCATAATAATATAttgctcattgcaaatgagcCTAAGAACATAGACTCTTATTTTGAAGTACTGATTATGATCTATCTTACATTCAATACAATAAATTCATGGATCAATATCTTGATCAATCATGATCATCCTTTTTTTGTTACAGAAACGATGACATTGATAAAGTTATTGGTCTCTTTAGAAAGGCAATCAGAAAGAATTTCCCTGTATTTGCAGAAAACCTCCTCAATAATTGCATCTCCAAAATGACTAATAAGCAAAGGCTCAACAATAGCTCTAATGCACTTTGCAACATTGTATCCACCATCGAAAAACGCATCGGGCGAGTTCATCATGAGTTCGCTATCATATGTAGTCCAATTCATTTCAGAAGTCTCAAGATGATCAATGGTGAAAGATCCTTCTTTTAAAACTTCAGATTTCACTTCTGATGGGGATGGTGAGTATAGAGGAATATTGAAGGAATTCATTGCTTCTTCTTCAATGAGTCCCTACATATAATAACacatgatattttttagaatgataGATTTTATGCAAATCTGGAAAAGTCCTTACTTCCCAGTtcataacatttttctattaGCCAAAGGCTTGTGGCCTGATTGACATAAACCCCCAGCCTCCAAAATAAAGATCTTGGGTTCGATACCCCGTCTCCCCAAatggataaaaaattaaaaaaaataacatttttctattcatattaaTACATGTTCCGCATATTTCTGTTGGTCTAcatgatcaaaagaaaaaaaaaattttgtcaaCATGCATTAATGGACCGACAGCATCAAGAGCATGCAATGAGGTAAATTTCTAGTATGactaaattaaaaacttatcAAGAAAAATCCATGAAAATTCAGGTCATGTTATGCCAATAATGCATCATATATAATGGACTCGTATCACGTAAAAGTACTGAAGCCAGGTTACTTTGGAGACCAAGTCATTGAGTGCCAAAGCCAAAAGTTCCCAAATATAACAACACTCTTTGCTGGAGGGATCTTCACTTCTTCTGCCCAGAAACGTTAAGACCATTCGCCCTCCAACCACCAATTCCTCTGCGCGACACcttaaaaacattgaaaaatcTTTTTGAAATTGCGCGTGGTACGCCCTTAGTACAATTGGCGGGCTTGTACATGCCACGCAAATGTTCCCTTTGTTGTTCTCCAACTGCTCAGGAACCTCGCTAGTCATGAACAATAATGTTAGTTTTTATTAATGTATTTCTTACTACAGTGTCATGCATGTAAAAACATAATAGATCTTGGCCTAACACCAACTgtttttatttctacatttgaCTTTGCTGCAAGGTCTATGAACTGTGAGATTTTGGGTCTTAAATAGGTAGAAATTGAGATGGACTCTATGTTGGTGACTGAATGGCTAAGGAATAAGAGATGTGGCCTCTGGTAGTTGAAGGATTATTGGAAGGAATTACTTAATCAGATGGATGGTCTCTACTTACGGGTTCGGCATATATACAGAGAGTGTCACTCCTTGGCAGATGGTTGTGCACGACTTGGTGCTTCAGGGGGTCTGTAAGGTTTGGCATCAAAGATTTGAATTCCCTTCAAATCTCAAAGGTCTTTTTCGATTGGATAAGGGGGGATGTTTCTGCATTCGGTCCTAAGGATTTTGTATAGCGATTTCTCTGTTTTTACTTGGTTTAATTAtgtcattttctatctttgtGGGTATTGGTTGGAAGGTTTCACGTTCTTTATTTGTTAACACGGTTTCTCGGCCTAacctccattttttctttttaaacaaaagtaagtGCTTACatattgttataatttgatttaaaagaaaagttttaaaattttaatcttctaaattatatcttattatttaaataatataaatgataaacCGTACATACCGACTTGAAAGTATAATATCTCGAACCCAATTTTCCTAATTgccaaaatttatcaattattgGTAGCCAAAATCAAGCCTTGCTGATGAGGTACGTAATTAAAAAGCCGAGTACatgaactagctagctagctagctggcttTCTTTCATTGTTGGACACTCCATGCAGGGACCATGCGTGCATGCAATGGGTCCAGGATTGAGACATGAAAGAGATCGAAAAGCATATATAGGTAAGTAGTACTGAAATGGTTGGAGGCCAGAAAAGTAGTTACTGCGTACATTACGAGAAAGAGATGATCTGGCTAGCTAGTTGAGTGCATATATGTCTAGATCGATCGATGCACGGAATTAGCCACACGTACAGATCAGAAGGCAGTATGATATCATATACCTAGACAAACCATATCATTTTGTggtatatatttacttttaaaactGGAGGActcttttaatcttttaatcTAAGCACTTACTTACAAGTATGCTCTACACATCGGCacgagaatataatttttcaaagagTTAATTTCGTATCTCattgtttcattaaattttacaatgtCATTCAGGTATAcgtacaaattaattaaagctaCCTGGAATTAATGAACAATTAAATATTTCTACAATATTGTCTAGTTAGCTGGGGTACAAGTAATATATACGTAATTAATCGACTTGGTTAGTTAATTAAAGTCTAACTGCACATGGTTTAACCTATCTAGCCGAAACCACCAACATAGCTTACATGACCaccataatatatttaaaaacacataatatatttttaaaaacacatAAATGCGTCCTTgactattataaataaaatttatagtatCCATTCGAATAGAAAAACTCGATAGGTTAAATGTGTAGAGTGAAtccattataaattaatgtcaattagggatatatatatatctctccaTTATGCTAGCTATGATGTAGCACCCGGATCCAATGaagctcaatttttatttatttatttattttgttatttttttcacacATTAACTTCCccgtatgttttatttttttttctttccgtctatatttttttttcaccccaagGTCTTCCTCTCGTCCACGGCATGCATGACCTTGCACgtttccctcatttctctagggtttttccgttgcctatatatatacttgtactCCTCTACTGAAAAGTAGTAGCCGCAGCAGAACCCAAGCGTAACTCCCTTTCGTTCACTACCTCTCCATGTTCTCGGCTCAACGCTCGTCAACTTTGCACCCATAAACTAGACCACCACTTTTGACACACTCCGGCTCAGCCTCCGTCAACCCTCCGCCAAGTTGCAGCCGCTGCTAGCCTCTTGAACCTAGCCGTTGCACCGTCCAGAATACACGCTGCTCCCATACGAAATCGACGCAACCGTGCATGCAttgcatctccacggatcgCAACTCCACCTCGTCGTGTGTcacctccacttgaccatcACTGGAGTCCAGCTCCTCCGCCAtacaccactgcaccaccaTCAGAGTGCTGAGAACAACCATCTGCAGAGTGAACGAAACTCCACTGTTTTGGGTctgaaaaacagagcatttggtTGCTCCTCCAAGCACGGCAGTTTCGCACTACCAACCCTTTTGAGCGTCTCCTCCGCAACGCAAAGGGAACCCATAGTCCAGCATCTCAACCACGCCTAGTCATGTCACCGTCGATAGCCACCCAAGCCGTCGCCGTGCATAAGTCTCTCGGTAATGAGCCCACTATCTCCGTCTCCTTCTTGGTGCtctcatccctctctctctcactcgtcattttttttctctctcagtgCTCCGCCGTTGGGACAGCCACCTTCATCTCCACACCGCACGCAACTCCTCCATTCACGATGAGCTACCTCTACCTACCTCACGCCGAACTCCATTCCTTCCACTAATCTCTCTTTCTGCCCCACGAGCTCAGCCACCCTTTTTCTATTGTAACACCGCCCTCACCACCCTAGACAACCGCCTAACTCGTAGCTGTTGAGCTCTTAATCTCTCGGTGAGCCTCTGCCTCACAAaccattgtttttcttttacgtAGTACGAGTTTCATGTTCAAGTAGCTTTGTTATTATGAGTTTGCGTAACTTGGTAATGCGtcgtttaattaaataaaattacattaatacccTTTGTTACATATTATTTAGATATGGAATAACAGTTTTTCCCTTATtattatatggttttaattagaaattttgttgatattaaatctgtttttacatAGTTTGTGCGAGATGTATAAGAAATTTTGCAGAagataaataggattttcaaactatactattggtagcaaattattttagtaactgtgtaattttatttttaacattcaaattatgattaaaactatttgtttattattatttaacgaaatttttactagtacttaccttaaatgttgaatattatcaaagaaatttagagaaagaggatatttaaggttatgaaattttaggttttgaggaattaaataggttattttaaaacattaggattaaatatcgaaataggagattaattgaaaatttatgaaaatttcgtgattattttataggtgacgattaattattgttcgacatttttgaggaattctaaaaaagctaagaagttgaGGTAAGTGGGATtcatatactagactttgcattaaaataaaatgagctgaggttgatttttgaaaaatattcatatttggttgaaaataaatttgaagtacctcaattatttgttctgcattactcatgagactTTTGTTtcagaagaaagtattttctgtcatggctggtgtagacatgagcttatttttgacattctgtttctgaactttgaaaaagagagcgaatatgaaattttgtgtataaattatgttgtgatatgattttgttctgttctgaagattttctgtactctgatatgatctgatgtgatttctgaaaactctggcataacattctgtttctatttatGTTCatttctgacctcaccacgggtgtaaaactgtggcctctgttcgggttggtactaacttttctgtttctggtgcacccactttggaaacaaagtgattttctacgtggtctttccttcgtgcacacttggggctccgagaatgaataaagggaagattcacattttgtttctactcggttagctaccagggtttgcacaaccctaccacaggagttaaacatggtatttattctgatatgataagataagatgtgatgtttcagtttatgctatgccaaagggattttgattatgaatatttttgaactttcgctctgatattttttataacatgttctgacgctgcattttgaaaacattattcagATACTGTagtctgaaagaaaatatttttgttctgcattctgaactctgtaaatgctcatgtttacatactagtatatgttatctgcttactgagttgttgataactcaccccttatctccaaatatttttcagataattttgatggtccagctggagaacaagagtaggaaattttagcaaggtgtgatgatcatagtggaataagtgcatGAGGGTACAAacgcttatttgagagtcgtagtagtaaattgagttattttcggttattttgatttgatgaattaatgatatttttgagtttttttggagagtttttaatttatgttattgataatttctttattgtccttATGAAGGAACAAAGATTTTTGGGTTAAgtaaatgaattgatatttttttgaaagtttctgGATTTCATAattgtgttattgaagttgatattaagtattaagagctaactctccggatctCTAGgatcggggtgttacagttggtattagagccaggtttgagattctgcatactataataaggagttgg
Protein-coding sequences here:
- the LOC118349878 gene encoding salicylate carboxymethyltransferase-like yields the protein MVVLSTLMVVQWCMAEELDSSDGQVEVTHDEVELRSVEMQCMHGCVDFVWEQRVFWTVYDIILPSDLEVPEQLENNKGNICVACTSPPIVLRAYHAQFQKDFSMFLRCRAEELVVGGRMVLTFLGRRSEDPSSKECCYIWELLALALNDLVSKGLIEEEAMNSFNIPLYSPSPSEVKSEVLKEGSFTIDHLETSEMNWTTYDSELMMNSPDAFFDGGYNVAKCIRAIVEPLLISHFGDAIIEEVFCKYREILSDCLSKETNNFINVIVSVTKKG